Proteins from a single region of Starkeya sp. ORNL1:
- a CDS encoding acyltransferase — protein MQSAAPVHRKRLMDIDRAKGIAIFLVVLGHISIPGVEPAWMADTRGLIYSFHMPLFMYLSGFVFFYTKAQFKTGDTYPPFFVNRAERLLIPFFVFGVILISGKYVAGQFVFIKDYKGYFSSYYYMFFETSQSPVISIWYLFVLFVYTIITPMLFRLAGGRLVPLIALALLMHYLPYFIEVSDDFYFDRIMKFYIFFLVGGLAYEKFDVLGPILRRYSLLWALIFFALLFLLAGTEYRYLPVGLASMACVHGYTLREHPTSDRALEYFGEHSFVIYLLNTAFIGVCQAVFLKAGMPREWFILLVFAALICGLFGPILLKKALQWSAPTRRLGRMMT, from the coding sequence ATGCAATCCGCCGCACCGGTCCATAGAAAACGTCTTATGGACATAGACAGGGCGAAGGGGATTGCGATCTTCCTTGTAGTCCTCGGCCACATCAGCATCCCTGGCGTCGAGCCGGCATGGATGGCGGACACGCGCGGGCTGATATATTCGTTCCACATGCCGCTATTCATGTACCTCAGCGGCTTCGTGTTCTTTTATACAAAAGCTCAGTTCAAGACCGGCGACACGTATCCGCCATTCTTCGTGAACCGGGCGGAGCGCTTGCTCATACCGTTCTTTGTGTTTGGTGTAATTCTCATTTCTGGGAAATATGTTGCCGGTCAATTTGTCTTCATCAAAGATTACAAGGGGTATTTTTCGTCATATTATTATATGTTTTTCGAGACCTCGCAGAGCCCGGTCATCTCCATCTGGTACCTGTTTGTCCTTTTCGTCTATACGATAATAACGCCGATGCTATTCAGGCTGGCAGGCGGCAGGCTGGTGCCGCTGATTGCTCTGGCCTTGCTTATGCATTATCTCCCATATTTCATTGAGGTGTCCGACGATTTCTATTTCGATCGGATAATGAAATTCTACATCTTCTTTCTTGTCGGTGGCCTGGCCTACGAGAAATTCGATGTCCTCGGACCCATCCTGCGTCGGTATAGCTTGCTGTGGGCGCTCATATTCTTCGCCCTGTTGTTCCTTCTGGCCGGCACGGAGTATCGCTACCTGCCCGTCGGGCTGGCATCGATGGCATGCGTGCATGGATATACGCTGCGCGAGCATCCGACGAGCGATCGGGCCCTGGAGTATTTCGGCGAACATTCCTTCGTCATTTATCTCCTGAACACCGCGTTCATTGGCGTGTGTCAGGCGGTCTTCCTGAAGGCGGGAATGCCGCGCGAGTGGTTCATCCTGCTCGTCTTCGCCGCACTGATATGCGGCCTGTTCGGGCCGATCCTGTTGAAGAAGGCGTTGCAGTGGAGCGCGCCGACCCGGCGCCTCGGCCGGATGATGACGTGA
- a CDS encoding glycosyltransferase — protein MNIFEKVVRRGRRLAHGVGHPSAMPILKLVAARKWSRWKGAAAPGFAGGERANAEGGRLPREAGENSTQIPPIVFQTWKTHASIPSNYSQWRQTFIDKNPGFDVILWDDADNRNFVQEKFPWFMPFYDRYPKEIYRVDAVRIFFLFYFGGFYADMDTECLRPLASLQGRGDVLLGRMGADGSFEHSVPNAIMASRPRQMFWVLAMVLMMQKLEAHKNNDEIIRLGPEKFTGPVFLKEVVDIYSSADRAELGRLCEGVLSQLGEPLAASISAGEITLLDPDEWYPIDWTNPIHRLLRSDILVNRSPLDGKTAECLFPQATMVTYWSHSW, from the coding sequence GTGAACATATTCGAGAAGGTGGTCCGCCGTGGCCGAAGGCTTGCTCACGGCGTCGGACATCCGTCGGCGATGCCGATCCTGAAGCTGGTTGCCGCCCGCAAATGGTCCCGGTGGAAGGGGGCGGCCGCGCCGGGCTTCGCCGGAGGCGAGCGCGCCAATGCGGAAGGCGGTCGCTTGCCACGCGAGGCCGGCGAAAACTCCACTCAGATACCGCCCATCGTCTTTCAGACCTGGAAGACGCATGCCAGCATACCCAGCAATTACAGCCAGTGGCGGCAAACCTTCATCGACAAGAATCCGGGCTTCGACGTCATATTGTGGGACGATGCCGACAACCGGAATTTCGTGCAGGAAAAATTCCCCTGGTTCATGCCGTTCTATGATCGCTACCCGAAGGAAATCTATCGCGTCGACGCGGTGAGGATATTCTTCCTGTTCTATTTTGGCGGTTTTTACGCCGACATGGACACGGAGTGTTTGCGTCCATTGGCGTCGCTGCAGGGCAGGGGTGACGTTCTGCTGGGCCGAATGGGGGCGGACGGCTCGTTCGAGCATTCGGTGCCGAACGCGATCATGGCTTCCCGGCCGCGGCAGATGTTCTGGGTGCTCGCGATGGTTCTGATGATGCAGAAGCTGGAAGCGCACAAGAACAATGACGAGATCATTCGTCTCGGGCCGGAGAAATTCACCGGTCCGGTGTTCCTGAAGGAAGTGGTGGACATTTACAGTTCGGCGGATCGCGCCGAACTGGGCAGATTATGCGAGGGCGTCTTGTCGCAATTGGGCGAGCCCCTGGCGGCCAGCATCTCCGCGGGAGAGATCACGCTCCTCGATCCGGATGAATGGTACCCGATCGACTGGACCAACCCGATACATCGGCTGCTGCGCAGCGATATCCTGGTCAACAGGAGCCCGCTGGATGGAAAGACCGCCGAATGCCTCTTCCCGCAGGCGACGATGGTCACCTACTGGAGCCACTCCTGGTAG
- a CDS encoding glycosyltransferase translates to MHIALVDPFLYTMPYNKALASGLIANGHKITAFGRPLKAGEQWDLEGSAYIELPSEDRSVGKGAGVWTNRLQSMLRTAQYAASSVLLARKLRQMRVDVVHFQWAVLPMIDMRLVRYLSKRTPIVLTQHDIVTANGDSVSRSRTRGEGELLQAFSHIIVHTEEGARRLREKIPGKDDISVIPHGQLNAQPAPVIQPGPVPGEHGKIVFLVFGIVKRYKGIDILIEAVKLMPVEVRQRCRFVIAGALAIDGAELLNLASAGGVADVFDFRFRHVADDEIDGLFNASDVLVFPYREIQASGAFMMSLQYGRAIIASDVGIFADMITSGQSGLLVPPNDPPALAKALTQLAADRGLREALSEGAGKLSLSIPSWKDIAARTADLYAGLVTRQRPD, encoded by the coding sequence ATGCATATCGCTCTTGTCGATCCGTTCCTGTACACAATGCCCTATAATAAGGCGCTGGCGTCTGGCCTGATCGCCAACGGGCATAAGATCACGGCATTCGGTCGGCCGCTCAAGGCTGGTGAGCAATGGGACCTGGAAGGTTCGGCCTATATCGAACTGCCGAGTGAAGACCGCTCGGTAGGGAAGGGCGCCGGGGTCTGGACCAATCGACTGCAGTCCATGCTCCGCACCGCGCAATATGCTGCAAGCAGCGTTCTCCTGGCCCGCAAGCTGCGACAGATGCGGGTCGATGTCGTCCATTTTCAATGGGCGGTGTTGCCGATGATCGATATGCGCCTGGTTCGATATCTGTCGAAGCGAACGCCGATCGTATTGACCCAGCATGATATCGTGACCGCGAATGGCGATAGCGTGTCGCGCTCGCGGACCAGGGGCGAGGGCGAACTGCTCCAGGCTTTCTCCCATATCATCGTCCACACGGAAGAAGGCGCCCGGCGCCTGCGGGAGAAGATCCCCGGCAAAGACGATATTTCGGTAATTCCGCACGGGCAGCTCAACGCGCAACCCGCTCCGGTCATCCAGCCCGGGCCGGTGCCTGGCGAGCACGGCAAGATCGTGTTCCTGGTGTTCGGTATCGTCAAACGGTACAAAGGTATCGACATACTCATCGAAGCCGTGAAGCTCATGCCCGTCGAAGTCCGGCAGAGATGCCGCTTCGTGATTGCCGGCGCGCTCGCGATCGACGGTGCGGAACTGCTGAATCTGGCATCCGCCGGTGGCGTTGCCGACGTGTTCGATTTCCGTTTCCGTCATGTGGCGGATGATGAAATAGATGGCCTCTTCAATGCGTCGGACGTTCTCGTCTTCCCGTACCGGGAGATACAGGCGAGCGGCGCTTTCATGATGAGCCTTCAATATGGCCGCGCCATCATTGCCTCCGATGTCGGCATCTTCGCCGACATGATCACGTCGGGGCAGTCCGGTCTTCTGGTGCCGCCGAATGATCCGCCGGCCTTGGCCAAGGCCTTGACGCAGCTTGCGGCCGATCGGGGGCTGCGGGAAGCGCTGAGCGAAGGGGCGGGGAAGCTGTCGCTCTCGATCCCCTCGTGGAAGGACATCGCCGCCCGGACGGCTGATCTCTATGCCGGTCTTGTCACCCGGCAGCGGCCCGATTGA
- a CDS encoding SGNH/GDSL hydrolase family protein yields MKIVAYGTSLTVQGGWQTPLRERLVECLKQPVTVVTVAKNGAGSDWASTVVDQVAAEKPDVVLIEFATNDAALQRFISLKQSVANMSGIVRRLQAETPPPRIFVMAMNPVHGIRGWVRPFLADYEAAHELLAREMGATFIDHRPAWATLSKRELDEAIPDGSHPAPEVTVRLIVPTIAAAIGGPEC; encoded by the coding sequence TTGAAGATCGTCGCGTACGGCACGAGCCTGACGGTTCAGGGCGGGTGGCAGACGCCCTTGCGCGAGCGCCTCGTCGAGTGCCTGAAACAGCCAGTGACCGTGGTGACGGTGGCCAAGAACGGGGCCGGATCCGATTGGGCCAGCACGGTCGTGGATCAGGTCGCGGCGGAAAAGCCGGACGTGGTTCTGATTGAATTCGCCACCAATGATGCGGCGCTTCAACGCTTCATCTCGTTGAAGCAGAGCGTTGCCAATATGAGCGGCATCGTCAGGCGCCTGCAGGCGGAAACGCCGCCACCGCGGATCTTTGTCATGGCCATGAACCCGGTGCACGGCATACGGGGATGGGTCCGGCCCTTCCTCGCCGATTATGAAGCCGCGCATGAGCTCCTGGCTCGTGAAATGGGGGCAACCTTCATCGATCACCGGCCGGCCTGGGCAACGTTGAGCAAGCGCGAACTCGATGAGGCCATCCCGGATGGATCCCATCCGGCGCCCGAAGTCACCGTTCGCCTGATCGTGCCGACCATCGCCGCGGCAATTGGCGGGCCGGAGTGTTAG
- a CDS encoding alginate lyase family protein, with product MESDIQRSHCMYQSRSDTRSHLRSMRPGRPWRAGLRALGVVGLSWFGIVASGTSGVAAELKYAFDTRAVIARQGFGGLAGGIACPELVPPLTDMSGMFTFYKPDPTRSVVDRAAMTRYVARVRPTDALGKVLFDLGENYVRSAFARREAGLCIVSQLRSWAEADALLGNLDQNDPIGRRQAILVGIWTSVGAANAFAIASSGGDLPHRDVAAVEAWFTRLSDAIVDDFTPPKQRRPNHLMWLDGTFNQSYWAAAAVGAMAVLTQDREKFDWAMRELHRALQKVNGDGSLPHEIGRGGRTLHYHSFALEPLALLVAIADANNVQLTPAEEASLQRAARFTAANFADPRKLAAQVGYPQSRTDDMAAWMDILDGHFQRTAPELARELDSIAAPHRPFARDFIGIDVTTMFVTRRSTP from the coding sequence ATGGAATCCGACATCCAGCGATCGCATTGCATGTACCAGTCTCGATCCGACACGAGGTCGCACCTGCGTTCGATGCGTCCCGGGAGGCCGTGGCGCGCCGGATTGCGGGCTCTTGGTGTCGTGGGTCTGTCCTGGTTCGGCATCGTGGCAAGCGGAACCTCCGGTGTCGCTGCGGAGCTGAAATACGCCTTCGACACGAGGGCGGTGATTGCCCGGCAGGGCTTTGGCGGATTGGCCGGCGGGATTGCCTGCCCCGAGCTCGTCCCACCGCTGACGGACATGTCGGGCATGTTCACCTTCTACAAGCCCGACCCGACGCGTTCGGTCGTGGATCGGGCGGCGATGACCCGCTATGTCGCGCGGGTCCGCCCGACCGATGCACTCGGAAAGGTGCTGTTCGACCTCGGTGAAAATTATGTGCGCTCGGCCTTCGCGCGGAGGGAGGCCGGACTGTGCATCGTGTCGCAACTCCGGAGCTGGGCAGAGGCCGATGCCTTGCTCGGCAATCTCGACCAGAACGATCCCATCGGCCGCAGACAAGCCATACTCGTCGGCATCTGGACGAGCGTGGGCGCGGCAAATGCCTTTGCGATCGCCTCAAGCGGGGGTGATTTGCCGCACCGCGATGTCGCAGCCGTCGAGGCGTGGTTCACGCGCCTGTCCGACGCGATCGTCGACGATTTCACGCCGCCGAAGCAGCGGCGCCCGAACCATTTGATGTGGCTCGACGGGACCTTCAACCAGAGCTATTGGGCGGCGGCCGCGGTGGGCGCCATGGCCGTACTCACCCAGGATCGCGAAAAATTCGACTGGGCCATGCGCGAGTTGCACCGGGCTCTGCAGAAGGTCAATGGCGACGGTTCGTTGCCCCACGAGATCGGCCGCGGCGGGCGGACCTTGCACTATCACAGCTTCGCCCTCGAGCCGCTGGCTTTGCTGGTCGCGATCGCCGATGCCAACAATGTTCAATTGACGCCCGCCGAGGAGGCGAGCCTGCAGCGCGCAGCCCGCTTCACGGCGGCGAATTTCGCCGATCCTCGCAAGCTCGCCGCCCAGGTCGGCTATCCGCAATCGAGGACCGACGACATGGCGGCCTGGATGGATATCCTCGACGGCCATTTCCAGCGAACGGCGCCGGAACTCGCCCGCGAGCTCGACTCGATCGCGGCCCCCCATCGCCCCTTCGCCCGCGACTTCATCGGCATAGATGTCACGACGATGTTCGTGACCAGGCGATCAACTCCCTGA
- a CDS encoding polysaccharide deacetylase family protein: MRLLITLSLVVAGYCTTPLVAGQAAEATTESPPPCSNPQAIGTSRVIPVQTERTAGIGAFYFKRTLKLNPGEYLLTFDDGPAPATTPQILAILKSECIRATFFMIGKHAEAYPQIVAQLRDAGQVLASHTYSHIELTSMPLDQAIRDLKRGYAAVEHAAYGTSSDDDKPRFVRPPGQKLNPAIVAYTRQHQITLVTADISPQDWRNKAPQITMAVLHKALDQTDRGIIGLHDTQKNTVAMLPMLIAELKQRGAKLVAMEPR; this comes from the coding sequence ATGCGGTTACTCATCACACTATCTCTGGTGGTTGCGGGTTATTGCACTACTCCGTTGGTTGCTGGTCAGGCCGCCGAGGCGACCACGGAATCGCCTCCGCCCTGTTCCAATCCGCAGGCCATCGGGACATCACGCGTCATACCGGTCCAGACGGAACGCACCGCCGGCATAGGCGCCTTCTATTTCAAGCGGACGCTCAAGCTCAATCCGGGCGAGTACCTGCTGACCTTCGACGATGGGCCCGCTCCTGCGACCACACCGCAGATACTCGCCATACTGAAATCGGAATGCATCCGCGCAACCTTCTTCATGATCGGCAAGCACGCAGAGGCCTATCCGCAGATCGTCGCGCAACTGCGCGACGCCGGACAGGTGCTGGCCAGCCACACCTACAGCCATATCGAGCTGACAAGCATGCCGCTCGACCAGGCGATCCGCGATCTCAAGCGCGGTTATGCCGCAGTCGAGCATGCGGCCTATGGAACGTCGTCCGATGACGACAAGCCACGCTTCGTTCGCCCCCCAGGACAGAAGCTCAATCCTGCGATCGTCGCCTATACACGCCAGCATCAGATCACTCTCGTCACTGCCGATATCAGTCCCCAGGACTGGCGGAACAAAGCCCCCCAGATCACCATGGCGGTGCTGCACAAGGCGCTCGACCAGACCGACCGGGGCATCATCGGCCTGCACGACACCCAGAAGAACACTGTCGCCATGCTCCCCATGCTGATTGCCGAACTCAAGCAGCGCGGCGCCAAGCTGGTGGCGATGGAGCCGCGATAG
- a CDS encoding glycosyltransferase family 4 protein has protein sequence MKTQADHSDKSCVIVVENLPVPFDRRVWQEAKVLHGAGWRVSVICPRTERYPAEFEEIDGIAVYRHPLPLEARGTLGFVAEYAAALFHEGRLLWRVYRERGFDVVQICNPPDLLFIVAAPWKLLGKKLVFDHHDVSPELFVAKFGPRRLLLNTLKALEWLTFKSANLVISTNETFREIAIRRGGKKPEDVVTVYSVPNSSWIRRVEPRADIRARSANILGYIGIIGDQDGLDHLIRAVDWLLREGNYRDFHAVIIGDGTALASVRALAAELEVDDYVTFTGYLSGPELLECLSTFDIGVIPDPVNDYNDKISMNKVFEYSALGVPSVAYPLSETQRLLGDAGTYAQGETPADLGRACLTLLTDTQERAMRAERARALGESAFSWEREAGKYLGAFERLHG, from the coding sequence TTGAAAACACAAGCAGATCATTCGGATAAAAGCTGCGTAATTGTGGTAGAAAATCTGCCGGTGCCGTTCGATCGCCGCGTCTGGCAAGAGGCAAAAGTGCTGCACGGCGCGGGCTGGCGAGTGTCCGTGATCTGCCCGCGTACGGAGCGTTATCCCGCGGAGTTCGAGGAGATCGACGGCATTGCGGTGTATCGGCATCCGCTGCCGCTGGAGGCGCGGGGCACACTCGGTTTCGTTGCGGAGTATGCTGCGGCATTGTTCCATGAAGGGCGTCTGCTGTGGCGCGTCTACCGCGAGCGCGGCTTCGATGTCGTACAGATCTGCAATCCGCCCGACCTCTTGTTCATTGTCGCGGCGCCGTGGAAGCTGTTGGGCAAGAAGCTCGTCTTCGACCATCACGATGTCAGCCCCGAGCTGTTCGTTGCGAAATTCGGGCCGCGGCGTCTGCTGCTCAATACCCTCAAGGCGCTCGAATGGTTGACCTTCAAGAGCGCCAATCTGGTCATCTCCACCAATGAGACCTTCCGTGAGATTGCCATCCGGCGCGGCGGCAAGAAGCCAGAGGATGTGGTGACGGTCTACAGCGTGCCGAACTCATCATGGATTCGGCGTGTGGAGCCCCGCGCGGACATCCGCGCACGCTCCGCCAATATCCTCGGTTATATCGGCATCATCGGTGACCAGGACGGCCTCGATCACCTGATCAGGGCGGTGGATTGGCTGCTTCGCGAGGGCAACTACCGGGATTTCCACGCCGTCATCATCGGCGACGGGACGGCCCTGGCATCGGTTCGGGCCTTGGCGGCCGAGCTCGAGGTCGACGACTATGTGACGTTCACCGGCTACCTGTCCGGGCCGGAACTGCTCGAATGCCTCAGCACCTTCGACATCGGCGTCATTCCGGATCCGGTCAATGACTACAATGACAAGATCAGCATGAACAAGGTGTTCGAATATTCCGCACTTGGCGTGCCGAGCGTCGCCTATCCGCTGTCGGAGACGCAGCGCCTGCTCGGCGATGCGGGTACCTATGCGCAGGGCGAGACCCCCGCTGATCTGGGGCGGGCATGCCTGACGCTGCTGACCGACACGCAGGAGCGCGCGATGCGGGCTGAGCGCGCGCGGGCTCTTGGGGAAAGTGCTTTCAGCTGGGAACGCGAAGCCGGCAAATATCTCGGCGCGTTCGAGCGGCTGCACGGTTGA
- a CDS encoding polysaccharide biosynthesis tyrosine autokinase, producing the protein MMHGRIPIGEIREGVEAFDFNVILDFLWRRWKLIAVIAGTVIAFTLLILFTLTPRYTSSTQILLDLRSQQVTGIEELLPSFTMDMTAVESQVSIIESSSLLRRVVEKENLVDDPEFGASKSGGNWLSSLMGFVTSLLKKQPAADTQAEANTDAIPPDVLASIGRLSAALDVKRIDRTKVLQIDVTSENPQKAARLANAIADAFIVDQLEARFDNARRAASWLGDRLQELREDLRKSEEAVEDFRSKNNLVMTNTGTVNEQQLSEINGKLVGARAEAAEAKAKLDQATRIIEAKGNIQAIPDVLKSSVISNLRTQQAEVVRREADLVSRYGDRHPGVVNVRAERREIDRQISNEVDRIVGNLKNAYDVTQSRVDSLTQSVALLTGQAGSDNTLGVQLRQLERVASANKTLYESFLSQSKLTAEQTSFEVRDARIISVATPPGRPSFPKKPFFLAIATALGGLLGLGVAGLLEALNSGFNSPRRVEDTLGLPVLTSVERIDPSELSSIDGKATTLSRYLDAKPLSRFSESIRSLKTGIQMSDVDNPPKIVQFTSSLPKEGKTSMAISLAVSAAMSGRRVILVDCDLRRPSASQIFGLTDAPGLVELLANNVSPEGILHRDKTTGLYVLAAGGKTQNPPDLLSSARMEQLLAHLRESFDLVVVDTPPIGPVVDAVIVAQIVDKTVFVVAWNSTSREVAQQAVRQISIDRKIAGVVLNKVDERYTPKYGKYSYYSSSYYKGYYVQ; encoded by the coding sequence ATGATGCACGGCCGAATTCCGATAGGCGAGATCCGCGAGGGGGTCGAAGCTTTCGACTTCAACGTCATTCTGGACTTCCTGTGGCGGCGCTGGAAGCTGATCGCGGTCATCGCTGGGACCGTCATCGCCTTCACGCTCTTGATCCTGTTCACATTGACGCCGCGCTACACCAGCTCGACGCAGATACTGCTCGATCTGCGCTCCCAGCAGGTTACCGGCATCGAGGAATTGCTGCCGTCCTTCACGATGGACATGACCGCGGTCGAGAGCCAGGTCTCCATTATTGAATCGAGCAGCCTGCTGCGGCGCGTGGTGGAGAAGGAGAACCTTGTCGACGATCCCGAGTTCGGGGCCTCCAAGAGCGGCGGCAACTGGTTGTCGAGCCTGATGGGCTTCGTCACCTCATTGCTCAAGAAGCAGCCCGCGGCGGACACGCAGGCCGAGGCCAATACCGATGCCATCCCGCCGGACGTTCTCGCCTCGATCGGACGGTTGTCCGCGGCACTCGATGTGAAGCGCATCGATCGCACCAAGGTGCTGCAGATCGACGTGACCTCCGAGAATCCGCAGAAGGCGGCACGCCTCGCCAATGCGATCGCCGATGCCTTCATCGTCGACCAGCTCGAGGCGCGCTTCGACAATGCGCGCCGGGCGGCCAGCTGGCTCGGCGATCGGTTGCAGGAATTGCGCGAGGATCTGCGCAAGTCGGAGGAGGCGGTCGAGGATTTCCGCAGCAAGAACAACCTCGTCATGACCAATACGGGTACCGTGAACGAGCAGCAGTTGTCGGAGATTAACGGCAAGCTCGTCGGGGCGCGGGCCGAAGCGGCAGAGGCAAAGGCAAAGCTCGACCAGGCAACCCGGATCATCGAGGCGAAGGGCAACATCCAGGCGATTCCGGATGTGCTGAAATCGTCGGTCATCTCCAATCTGCGCACGCAGCAGGCGGAGGTGGTGCGGCGCGAAGCCGACCTCGTCAGCCGGTACGGCGACCGCCACCCTGGCGTCGTCAATGTCCGCGCCGAGCGCCGCGAGATCGATCGGCAGATCAGCAATGAGGTCGATCGCATCGTCGGCAATCTGAAGAATGCCTATGACGTGACCCAGAGCCGGGTGGATTCGCTCACCCAGAGCGTGGCGCTCCTGACCGGGCAGGCGGGCAGCGACAACACCCTCGGCGTGCAGTTGAGGCAGCTCGAGCGGGTCGCCTCCGCCAATAAAACGCTCTACGAATCTTTCCTCTCGCAATCGAAGCTCACGGCCGAGCAGACCAGTTTCGAAGTGCGCGACGCACGGATCATATCGGTCGCCACTCCGCCCGGGCGGCCGAGCTTTCCCAAGAAGCCATTCTTCCTTGCCATCGCAACCGCGCTCGGCGGCCTGCTTGGCTTGGGCGTAGCCGGCCTTCTGGAGGCGCTGAACTCCGGCTTCAACAGCCCTCGCCGTGTCGAGGACACGCTCGGCCTGCCGGTGCTCACCTCGGTGGAGCGGATCGATCCGTCGGAGCTCTCCAGCATCGACGGCAAGGCGACGACCCTGTCGCGCTATCTCGACGCCAAGCCGTTGTCTCGATTCAGTGAATCGATCCGAAGCCTGAAAACCGGCATTCAGATGTCGGACGTCGACAACCCGCCCAAGATCGTCCAGTTCACGTCCTCGCTTCCCAAGGAAGGCAAGACATCGATGGCGATCAGCCTGGCGGTGTCGGCTGCCATGTCGGGCAGGCGGGTCATACTGGTCGACTGTGATCTGCGCCGCCCTTCGGCGAGCCAGATATTCGGCCTTACGGACGCGCCGGGCCTCGTCGAACTGCTGGCGAACAATGTTTCGCCCGAAGGCATTCTCCACCGGGACAAGACAACCGGTCTTTATGTGCTTGCCGCCGGCGGCAAGACGCAGAACCCGCCGGATCTCCTGAGCTCCGCGCGCATGGAGCAATTGCTTGCGCATCTGCGCGAGAGCTTCGATCTCGTCGTGGTGGACACGCCGCCTATCGGCCCGGTGGTCGATGCGGTGATCGTCGCCCAGATCGTCGACAAGACGGTCTTCGTCGTTGCCTGGAATTCGACCTCGCGCGAGGTGGCCCAGCAGGCGGTCCGGCAGATTTCGATCGACCGGAAGATCGCCGGTGTCGTTCTCAACAAGGTCGACGAGCGCTACACGCCGAAATACGGCAAATACAGCTATTACTCGTCGTCCTATTACAAAGGCTACTATGTTCAGTAG
- a CDS encoding O-antigen ligase family protein: MGRDIRNDRSGGTMAANWPAVPPKVDEQASRQARRSIDIDRVFFWSFLVALAWVPFPLGSNRLFGWGVNAVLFGCLVIAYEASLLVRRRAHPVAPRRIAFEMVLFGLVCGWIFFQASHWAPEAWNHPIWAMTSEVLGRPVTGSISVAPDAGLVALLRLLTVALVFWLALQLCRDGLHAHYLTWAIAIIGFGYALYGIVQLYAFPDTILWFERTDYQDSLSSTFINRNTCATYLGMALLASFALLLAAYRTHRAGKVPLRLRMARIIEVTAGYGACLAFVAFSLASALMLTGSRAGITSSFIALIALIVLLSLATNRHRAAVIIALLFIVGACAAAMLSFGDHFLDRMANAGGANLRTSTAEQTISAALDAPWTGFGFGSFEQIFALYRDSSLGIGARWDKAHNTYAELILELGFPAAITLGTVVLSLLIRIGLGAYKRERVATVSFLAIGASILVLLHALVDFSIQIEAVAITFWAIMGAGLAQSWSSRMSTA; encoded by the coding sequence ATGGGACGTGACATCCGCAATGATCGATCTGGTGGCACCATGGCGGCGAATTGGCCCGCCGTGCCGCCAAAGGTAGATGAGCAGGCCAGCCGGCAGGCGCGGCGCAGCATAGACATCGACCGAGTCTTCTTCTGGAGCTTCCTGGTCGCGCTGGCCTGGGTGCCGTTTCCGCTGGGAAGCAACCGGCTGTTCGGCTGGGGCGTCAATGCCGTTCTCTTTGGGTGCCTCGTCATCGCTTATGAGGCGAGCCTGCTGGTGCGGCGGCGTGCGCATCCCGTGGCGCCGCGCCGTATCGCCTTCGAGATGGTGTTGTTTGGCCTGGTGTGCGGGTGGATTTTCTTCCAGGCGTCGCATTGGGCGCCGGAGGCCTGGAATCATCCGATCTGGGCCATGACCAGCGAGGTGCTCGGGCGCCCGGTCACCGGCAGCATTTCGGTGGCGCCCGATGCCGGGCTCGTCGCCCTGCTTCGCCTGTTGACCGTAGCCCTGGTGTTCTGGCTCGCCTTGCAACTCTGCCGTGATGGGCTCCACGCGCATTATCTGACCTGGGCGATTGCAATCATAGGCTTTGGTTACGCGCTGTATGGCATCGTGCAGCTTTATGCCTTTCCCGATACCATTCTCTGGTTCGAGCGGACCGACTACCAGGATTCATTGAGCTCGACCTTCATCAATCGCAACACCTGCGCGACCTATCTGGGGATGGCCTTGCTGGCCTCCTTCGCGCTGCTGCTTGCCGCCTATCGCACGCACCGGGCCGGGAAGGTGCCGTTGCGTTTGCGGATGGCCCGGATCATCGAGGTCACCGCGGGGTATGGCGCGTGTCTCGCCTTCGTGGCCTTCAGCCTCGCCAGTGCCCTGATGCTGACCGGTTCACGGGCCGGCATCACCAGTTCGTTCATCGCCCTCATCGCGCTGATCGTGCTGCTGTCGCTGGCGACGAACCGCCATCGTGCGGCGGTGATCATCGCCTTGCTGTTCATCGTCGGTGCCTGCGCCGCGGCAATGCTCAGTTTCGGCGACCATTTTCTCGACCGCATGGCGAATGCGGGCGGCGCCAATCTGCGCACCTCGACCGCTGAGCAGACGATCTCCGCCGCTCTCGATGCGCCGTGGACCGGCTTCGGCTTCGGCTCGTTCGAGCAGATCTTTGCGCTCTATCGCGACAGTTCGCTCGGTATCGGGGCGCGATGGGACAAGGCACACAATACCTACGCTGAGCTCATCCTGGAACTCGGCTTTCCCGCAGCGATCACACTCGGCACCGTCGTCCTCTCCCTGCTGATCCGGATCGGACTTGGCGCCTACAAGCGAGAGCGGGTTGCGACGGTGAGCTTCCTGGCCATCGGGGCGAGCATCCTGGTCCTGCTCCATGCCCTGGTCGATTTCAGCATTCAGATCGAGGCCGTCGCCATCACCTTCTGGGCGATCATGGGGGCGGGGCTTGCTCAATCCTGGAGCAGTCGAATGAGCACGGCATGA